In a single window of the Anaerohalosphaeraceae bacterium genome:
- a CDS encoding RHS repeat-associated core domain-containing protein, producing RSCPPALGRFLSRDPMGYTDGMNLFLYVRNNPIIQIDPTGYKLVDWLPIVVGSIINCVRAFRGVPGENINDYSICFPKCPKPGDDECASCEKCVWLKTAAYTTNFAAGGTFVGFGEVLIEGLLIPTWPGKMAVIIVGGVGTVCGFDVISDTHKAAAEALKQCSQQ from the coding sequence CCGGAGTTGCCCTCCCGCCCTCGGCCGATTCCTCTCCCGCGACCCGATGGGGTATACAGATGGGATGAATCTCTTCTTGTATGTGCGAAATAATCCAATTATTCAGATTGATCCAACCGGGTACAAATTGGTTGATTGGCTTCCTATAGTAGTAGGTTCGATTATAAATTGTGTCCGTGCGTTTCGTGGAGTACCGGGAGAAAATATAAACGATTACTCAATCTGTTTTCCGAAATGTCCAAAGCCGGGGGATGATGAATGTGCGAGTTGTGAAAAATGTGTATGGCTGAAAACTGCTGCCTATACGACGAATTTTGCAGCCGGTGGTACATTCGTTGGTTTTGGGGAAGTACTCATCGAAGGTTTGTTAATACCTACATGGCCGGGAAAAATGGCAGTAATTATCGTTGGAGGCGTGGGAACTGTCTGTGGGTTTGATGTGATTAGCGATACCCATAAGGCAGCCGCTGAAGCCCTTAAACAATGTTCTCAGCAATAA
- a CDS encoding NosD domain-containing protein: MRFAVMTAMLSAAALGATWTVAPDGTGDFTSIQEAIDASWDGDILLVYPGEYREDIYFNSRAVLLTSIDPHNPAVVCSTIIRGTVTFDFLEGPDSVLSGFTILPAPKEYLSPNNNCFFDVCTVQADQTAPVISGDIVVWADWRNGNSDIYGKNLSTGEEFAVCTAEGDQTAPAISGDIVVWADWRNGNSDIYGKNLSTGEEFAVCTAEGDQTAPAISGDIVVWTDWRNSWPDIYGKNLSTNGEFAVCTAEEWHQTPTVSGDIVVWTDLRNGNDDIYGKNLATGEEFAVCTAEGSQYSPAVSGDIVVWTDLRNGNDDIYGKNLATGEEFAVCTAEESQYSPAVSGDIVVWQDWRSAIGNWSNPDIYGKNLATGEEFAVCTAEGWQEEPAVSGDIVIWEDYRNGNGDIYGKRIVFSGEGILCYSTAPMIAGNVISGFEYGVLCMYDSLPYLSGNTIQKNRFGVSGGGDLEQNRITFNWGHAVQNGTGRVKNNTISDNSGIGVYNHQGILENNTIRGNQEGIVLCTGDVIGNTITSNRGRGIYQAAGAVRNNRIEKNRSDGAAGCSGGEISFNQITGNQGHGISLCSGMIYENTISGNAGSGLSSCSGAIRNNQITQNKIAGLNACTGEIFENTIWNNGIGVSGCSADIHHNVISGSRSHGVSGGSQQLWENTISGSGGRGVSEFAGFVRNNLIVGNQSDGVYSCTSVINNTIAENKGHAVIHCNGIVKNNILAYNGGKGIYGPAENRYNCFWQNAGGNFYNNYAKTGDMYANPLFAARGQWNDAVWTAGDYTLLSQYGRWDSAGQQWVIDGQTSPCIDKGDPADGVKYEPNPNGGRINLGFDGGTAFASLSSTSGPDPEDPPVVPPICVNRPTMDATGDCTVDLADFAVFASQWMACGYNNPDACRP; the protein is encoded by the coding sequence ATGCGATTTGCGGTGATGACGGCGATGCTCAGCGCAGCGGCGTTGGGGGCAACCTGGACGGTGGCACCGGACGGCACAGGAGATTTTACGAGTATTCAGGAGGCCATCGATGCCTCCTGGGATGGGGATATCCTCCTTGTTTATCCGGGGGAATACCGAGAAGACATCTACTTCAACAGCCGGGCGGTTCTGTTAACCAGCATTGATCCCCATAACCCCGCTGTGGTTTGCTCAACCATCATCCGGGGGACCGTAACCTTTGATTTTCTTGAAGGCCCGGACTCTGTCCTTAGCGGTTTTACAATTCTGCCTGCGCCTAAAGAATATCTGTCGCCGAATAATAATTGTTTTTTCGATGTCTGCACGGTGCAGGCAGACCAAACGGCTCCAGTGATTTCCGGCGACATCGTGGTCTGGGCAGACTGGCGAAACGGAAATTCTGACATTTACGGCAAAAACCTTTCGACCGGTGAAGAATTTGCTGTCTGCACAGCGGAGGGGGACCAAACGGCTCCGGCGATTTCCGGCGACATCGTGGTCTGGGCAGACTGGCGAAACGGAAATTCTGACATTTACGGCAAAAACCTTTCGACCGGTGAAGAATTTGCTGTCTGCACAGCGGAGGGGGACCAAACGGCTCCGGCGATTTCCGGCGACATCGTGGTTTGGACAGACTGGCGGAACAGCTGGCCAGACATTTACGGCAAAAACCTTTCAACAAACGGGGAGTTTGCCGTCTGCACGGCGGAGGAATGGCACCAAACTCCCACTGTTTCCGGCGACATTGTGGTTTGGACAGACCTTCGGAACGGAAATGATGATATCTACGGCAAAAACCTTGCGACTGGTGAGGAGTTTGCCGTCTGCACAGCGGAGGGAAGCCAATATTCTCCCGCCGTTTCCGGCGACATTGTGGTCTGGACAGACCTTCGGAACGGAAATGATGATATCTACGGCAAAAACCTTGCGACCGGTGAAGAATTTGCTGTCTGCACGGCGGAGGAAAGCCAATATTCTCCCGCCGTTTCCGGCGACATCGTGGTCTGGCAAGATTGGCGGAGTGCCATTGGGAACTGGTCCAATCCCGACATCTACGGCAAAAACCTTGCGACTGGTGAGGAGTTTGCCGTCTGCACAGCAGAGGGATGGCAAGAAGAGCCCGCCGTTTCCGGCGACATCGTGATCTGGGAAGACTATCGGAACGGAAACGGAGACATCTACGGCAAAAGAATTGTCTTCTCCGGTGAAGGGATTCTCTGTTATAGCACCGCTCCGATGATTGCCGGAAATGTGATTTCCGGATTCGAATACGGTGTGCTCTGTATGTATGATTCGCTGCCGTATCTTTCCGGAAATACGATTCAGAAAAATCGGTTTGGAGTATCCGGCGGCGGCGACCTCGAACAGAATCGGATAACCTTCAACTGGGGCCATGCCGTCCAAAACGGTACAGGCCGGGTCAAGAACAATACAATTTCGGACAATTCCGGCATCGGCGTGTATAACCATCAGGGCATCCTTGAAAACAACACCATCCGCGGGAATCAGGAAGGCATCGTTCTCTGTACGGGGGATGTAATCGGCAATACAATCACCAGCAACAGGGGCCGAGGGATTTATCAGGCAGCCGGCGCCGTTCGAAACAATCGAATCGAAAAGAACCGTTCCGATGGTGCGGCCGGCTGCTCCGGCGGGGAGATTTCCTTCAACCAAATTACCGGCAATCAGGGACACGGAATCAGTTTGTGCTCCGGAATGATTTACGAAAACACTATTTCCGGCAATGCAGGGTCGGGGCTTTCTTCGTGCAGCGGCGCAATCCGAAACAACCAAATCACCCAAAACAAAATCGCCGGTTTAAATGCCTGCACAGGCGAGATTTTTGAGAATACGATTTGGAACAACGGTATCGGTGTGTCCGGCTGCAGTGCGGATATTCATCACAATGTGATTTCCGGCAGCCGCTCCCACGGCGTCAGCGGCGGTTCCCAGCAGCTTTGGGAAAACACCATTTCCGGCAGCGGCGGCCGCGGCGTGTCGGAGTTTGCAGGGTTTGTCCGAAACAATCTGATTGTCGGCAATCAGTCCGACGGCGTGTATTCGTGCACGTCCGTTATCAACAACACGATTGCCGAAAACAAGGGGCATGCTGTGATACACTGCAACGGCATCGTCAAGAACAACATCCTTGCCTACAACGGAGGCAAAGGGATTTACGGGCCCGCAGAGAACCGATACAACTGCTTCTGGCAGAATGCCGGCGGCAATTTTTACAACAACTACGCCAAGACGGGGGATATGTATGCCAACCCGCTCTTTGCAGCGCGGGGCCAATGGAATGATGCTGTCTGGACGGCCGGAGATTATACGCTGCTGTCTCAATACGGCCGCTGGGATTCCGCCGGCCAGCAATGGGTCATCGACGGCCAAACAAGTCCCTGCATAGACAAGGGTGACCCGGCGGACGGCGTTAAATATGAGCCGAACCCCAATGGAGGCCGAATCAATCTGGGCTTTGACGGCGGAACGGCCTTTGCCAGTCTGAGCAGCACATCAGGACCGGACCCGGAGGACCCGCCGGTTGTGCCGCCGATTTGTGTGAACAGACCGACAATGGATGCCACCGGCGACTGCACAGTGGACCTGGCGGATTTTGCGGTCTTTGCCTCCCAATGGATGGCCTGCGGCTACAACAATCCGGATGCCTGTCGGCCGTAG
- a CDS encoding Xaa-Pro peptidase family protein, with amino-acid sequence MDKKLIQRRLKQLRTFLREKNLDALVLTKVENVRYITNFSGHDSWVLVTQKASILLTDSRYTEQAMGECLGCRIIERKKTITDALAEEVKRHGKIRRLAVEKTISVGTLMRIRKALHPLRTAVVCADSAVEQIRLIKTPAEIQTIRRAAQIAWECLDSALKVLRTGMTEQQLTAHLEYQMRMRGARPGFDTIIAFGPNGSRNHHQPSGRKLRAHDTILIDFGVSFDGYTCDITRSFGWNKVSGEYQRAWETVYAAQQTAIAKLRNGVPAVEVDAAARKVIQRSGFPVYGHGTGHGLGLEVHEMPYLTPLDKKTRLEAGQVITIEPGIYLPGRFGIRLEDDVLITETGAEVLTTDRRTGYSRGSLQILKG; translated from the coding sequence ATGGACAAAAAACTGATTCAACGCCGTCTTAAACAGCTTCGCACGTTTCTGCGGGAGAAAAACCTGGACGCATTGGTCCTGACCAAGGTCGAGAACGTCCGATATATCACCAATTTTTCCGGCCACGACAGCTGGGTTTTGGTTACGCAGAAGGCCTCGATTCTGCTGACCGACAGCCGCTATACGGAACAGGCAATGGGAGAATGCCTGGGCTGTCGAATCATCGAGCGGAAAAAAACCATCACCGATGCCCTGGCCGAGGAGGTCAAACGGCACGGCAAAATCCGCCGTCTGGCCGTGGAAAAAACCATCTCCGTCGGAACCCTGATGCGCATCCGCAAGGCGCTTCATCCGCTCAGGACCGCCGTTGTCTGTGCCGACAGCGCCGTCGAGCAGATTCGCCTGATAAAAACGCCCGCCGAAATTCAAACCATCCGAAGGGCCGCTCAAATTGCCTGGGAGTGCCTCGATTCGGCTCTCAAGGTCCTGCGAACGGGAATGACCGAACAGCAGCTGACGGCGCATCTGGAATACCAGATGCGCATGCGCGGCGCCCGCCCCGGTTTCGACACTATCATTGCCTTCGGCCCCAACGGCTCCCGCAACCACCACCAGCCCTCCGGACGCAAACTCCGTGCACACGATACTATCCTGATTGACTTCGGCGTCAGTTTTGACGGCTACACCTGCGACATCACCCGCAGTTTCGGCTGGAACAAGGTTTCCGGCGAGTATCAGCGGGCCTGGGAGACCGTTTATGCCGCCCAGCAGACCGCCATTGCCAAACTTCGCAACGGTGTACCCGCCGTTGAAGTGGATGCCGCCGCCCGCAAAGTGATTCAGCGGTCCGGCTTTCCTGTATACGGCCACGGCACCGGCCACGGACTGGGACTGGAGGTGCATGAGATGCCCTATCTGACCCCGCTGGACAAGAAAACCCGCCTCGAAGCCGGACAGGTCATCACCATCGAACCCGGCATTTACCTGCCCGGACGTTTCGGCATTCGCCTGGAGGATGATGTGCTGATTACCGAGACCGGCGCGGAGGTTCTTACCACGGACCGTCGAACCGGGTACAGCCGCGGCTCGCTTCAGATTTTGAAAGGCTGA
- the hpt gene encoding hypoxanthine phosphoribosyltransferase, whose product MTAPDSRPYERIIVSAERLAQTVERLASELNTAYAQEDNVVALVILEGARIFASDLLGQVRFPVQVEFLSASSYRGTTQSSGNVRLQGHLDLAGKIRGRKVLLIDDIYDTGLTLAAVQEWLGTCGPADVKTCVLLEKKIPHQKPAAIDFLGLTIEDCFVIGYGLDYQGRFRDLPFVAALAQ is encoded by the coding sequence GTGACCGCTCCGGATTCCAGACCGTATGAGCGAATCATCGTCTCCGCCGAGCGGCTGGCTCAAACTGTCGAGCGTCTGGCCTCCGAACTCAACACCGCTTATGCACAAGAAGACAACGTTGTGGCGCTGGTGATTCTTGAAGGGGCCCGAATCTTTGCTTCGGATTTGCTGGGGCAGGTTCGTTTTCCCGTGCAGGTCGAGTTTCTCAGCGCCTCCAGTTATCGCGGCACCACGCAGTCCAGCGGGAACGTCCGGCTGCAGGGTCATCTCGACCTGGCCGGCAAGATTCGCGGCCGAAAGGTTCTTCTGATTGATGACATTTACGACACGGGTCTGACGCTGGCGGCTGTTCAGGAGTGGCTGGGCACCTGCGGGCCCGCCGATGTGAAAACCTGTGTGCTTCTCGAAAAGAAAATTCCGCATCAAAAACCGGCGGCAATCGATTTTCTGGGTCTGACCATTGAAGATTGTTTCGTGATTGGCTACGGGCTGGATTATCAGGGGCGCTTTCGCGACCTGCCCTTCGTTGCCGCTTTGGCGCAGTAA
- a CDS encoding lipid-binding SYLF domain-containing protein: MTIQRCICLLAVIVLAGCSASPPQAGQREMLLADVQEAIADFKRADPTLRSYFERSAGYAVLPKVAKGAFLLGGAYGRGMVFEKGGRFLGYCDMKQATLGFSFGGEYFREVIFFRYPQDLRIFTEGNFTLSAQATATAVSVGAAAKADYQDGMAVFVLADTGLMVDVSIGGQRFEFESAPRLMN, translated from the coding sequence ATGACCATTCAGCGATGCATCTGTTTGTTGGCAGTGATTGTGCTGGCAGGATGTTCGGCCAGCCCTCCGCAGGCAGGCCAGCGGGAAATGCTTCTGGCGGACGTGCAGGAGGCAATTGCCGACTTCAAACGGGCTGACCCGACCCTGCGGAGTTATTTCGAGCGTTCCGCCGGCTATGCTGTCCTGCCGAAGGTGGCCAAAGGGGCCTTTCTGCTCGGCGGGGCCTACGGACGCGGAATGGTGTTTGAAAAAGGCGGCCGCTTTCTCGGCTACTGCGATATGAAGCAGGCAACGCTGGGCTTTTCGTTCGGGGGAGAATACTTCCGCGAAGTCATCTTCTTCCGCTATCCGCAGGATTTGCGGATTTTTACAGAGGGCAATTTTACCCTGTCGGCCCAGGCGACGGCGACGGCGGTTTCGGTCGGTGCGGCGGCCAAGGCCGACTATCAGGATGGGATGGCGGTCTTTGTGCTGGCGGATACGGGGCTGATGGTAGATGTGTCCATCGGCGGTCAGCGGTTTGAGTTTGAATCGGCCCCGCGTCTGATGAATTAG
- the thiC gene encoding phosphomethylpyrimidine synthase ThiC: MATQLQEARAGRITEAMKIVAQKEGLRPEIVREETAAGRLVIPANRVHLSCRLIPAGIGRAVSTKINANIGCSSVRSDLQQEIEKLKTALEAGADAVMDLSTGGSLDEIRTRLLAECPVPFGTVPIYEVIVGRDVEDITPDTILKVIEKQAAQGVDFFTIHAGILREHLNLLGSRVCGIVSRGGALLAKWMLYHNRQNPLYELFDDLCAIMREYDVCFSLGDGLRPGCGADATDAAQIAELRTLGELTQRAWDQGCQVMVEGPGHVPFNQIQYNMELQQQICKGAPFYVLGPLVTDSAPGYDHITSAIGGTAAAYYGASFLCYVTPREHLGLPDVNDVRQGVIAAKIAAHAADVARGLPAAVERDRRLSEARAALDWKEHLNNALDPNTARAMYEEACAHSRIGQEATQDDYCTMCGKPWCSLRINKEIRQLLSSPQR; encoded by the coding sequence ATGGCCACACAATTACAGGAAGCGCGGGCGGGTCGGATTACAGAGGCGATGAAAATTGTCGCACAAAAAGAGGGGCTGCGTCCGGAGATAGTTCGGGAAGAAACCGCCGCCGGCCGGCTGGTGATTCCGGCCAACCGGGTGCACTTGTCTTGCCGTCTTATCCCTGCAGGAATCGGACGGGCTGTCAGCACCAAAATCAACGCCAACATCGGATGCAGCAGCGTCCGTTCCGATTTGCAGCAGGAGATTGAGAAGCTCAAAACGGCCCTTGAAGCCGGCGCTGATGCGGTTATGGATTTGAGCACCGGCGGCAGCCTGGATGAAATCCGCACGCGCCTTTTGGCCGAATGTCCCGTGCCGTTCGGAACCGTCCCCATCTATGAAGTCATCGTCGGCCGCGATGTCGAGGACATTACGCCCGACACCATCCTGAAGGTCATCGAAAAGCAGGCCGCCCAGGGTGTCGATTTCTTCACCATCCACGCAGGCATCCTCCGTGAACACCTCAACCTGCTGGGCTCGCGGGTGTGCGGCATCGTCAGCCGCGGCGGTGCCCTGCTGGCCAAGTGGATGCTCTATCACAACCGCCAAAACCCGCTCTATGAACTGTTCGATGACCTGTGCGCAATTATGCGGGAGTATGACGTCTGCTTTTCGCTGGGCGACGGCCTGCGTCCGGGCTGCGGAGCCGATGCCACGGATGCGGCCCAGATTGCCGAGCTGCGGACGCTGGGCGAGCTGACCCAGCGGGCCTGGGACCAGGGCTGTCAGGTGATGGTTGAAGGCCCCGGCCATGTGCCCTTCAACCAGATTCAGTACAATATGGAGCTCCAGCAGCAAATCTGCAAAGGGGCTCCGTTCTATGTGCTCGGCCCGCTGGTTACCGACAGCGCCCCCGGCTATGACCACATCACCAGCGCCATCGGCGGCACGGCGGCGGCCTATTACGGCGCTTCGTTTTTGTGCTATGTGACCCCGCGGGAGCATCTGGGGCTGCCGGATGTCAACGATGTGCGGCAGGGTGTCATCGCCGCCAAAATCGCCGCGCACGCCGCCGATGTGGCACGCGGGCTGCCTGCTGCCGTCGAGCGCGACCGCCGGCTCAGCGAGGCCCGTGCCGCCCTTGACTGGAAGGAGCATCTGAACAACGCCCTCGACCCCAACACCGCACGGGCGATGTACGAGGAGGCCTGTGCTCACAGCCGCATCGGTCAGGAAGCCACGCAGGATGACTACTGCACGATGTGCGGCAAACCCTGGTGCTCCCTGCGAATCAATAAGGAAATCCGGCAGCTTTTGTCATCACCGCAAAGATAA
- a CDS encoding PEP/pyruvate-binding domain-containing protein: MAVSISTGLVGLDEILCGLRWGDNVVWQVDRIEDYRRYAAAFVDKALADGRRVLYIRFADHEPLLPEHPGIQIIRLDAEGGFESFSSRIHQIISEAGRLVCYVFDCLSDLLSAWATDLMIGNFFMVTCPYLYEWDTLAYFGILRNHHSFHTIARIRETTQLLLDIYHLEGQDYVHPLKVWRRYSPTMYLPHIRQGLKFVPLSSSLDAARLFSHLSEQGLQRTERILDYWDRLFLEAQELRGLPADTPQVRQMVEQICRVMVGREKRIGQLAGRYLTLEDLLAVKSRLIGSGYIGGKTAGMLIARRILQNDPSENWQERLEPHDSFYIGSDVFYTYIVENGWWKLFMEQKTPEGYFRAAAELKDKMLHGKFPEPIRRQFQEMMEYFGQSPIIVRSSSLLEDSFGNAFAGKYESLFLVNQGEPDERLARFEEAVRRIFASTMNENALTYRLQRGLAGHDEQMALLVQRVSGAYHRHYYFPAMAGVGVSYNTFVWNASLDPKAGMLRLVFGLGTRAVDRVEDDYPQTIALDDPLVRPYADRDGAGRFSQHKIDLLDVQENRLKAIDVQEILSEPLDLPLDLIVSPDEYLMRRLQETGRSDAKTYYLVTFRKLLAETPFPRLMHRLLKTLEAAYQYPVDIEFTVNFTQDGQLRINLVQCRPLQTKGIRADIRMPSAVPDEKIILRTEGFTMGPSVSLPIHRIIYVVPDPYLECPQNQKYEVARLIGRLNRTIEDREKTSVMLLGPGRWGTSTPSLGVPVRFAEISNVSVLAEIACEGSNLIPDLSFGTHFFQDLVESDIFYMAVFPARPEVLFRAEWFLNCPNALKEFLPDAADYSDTIRLICLDKLGISLHLISDIISRRSILFLL; encoded by the coding sequence ATGGCTGTCTCGATCAGCACCGGTCTGGTCGGTTTAGATGAAATTCTCTGCGGTCTTCGCTGGGGCGACAACGTCGTCTGGCAGGTGGACCGTATCGAGGACTATCGCCGCTATGCTGCCGCCTTTGTCGATAAGGCCCTGGCAGACGGCCGCCGCGTCCTTTACATCCGTTTTGCCGACCACGAACCGCTTCTGCCGGAGCATCCCGGCATTCAAATCATCCGGCTGGATGCCGAAGGCGGATTTGAGAGTTTCTCCAGCCGCATTCATCAGATTATTTCCGAAGCCGGCCGCCTGGTCTGCTACGTCTTCGACTGTCTGTCGGACCTGCTCAGCGCCTGGGCTACCGACCTGATGATCGGCAATTTCTTTATGGTCACCTGCCCCTATCTGTACGAATGGGACACGCTGGCCTATTTCGGCATCCTCCGCAACCACCATTCGTTCCATACCATTGCCCGCATCCGCGAAACCACCCAGCTGCTTCTGGATATCTATCATCTGGAGGGTCAGGATTATGTCCACCCGCTGAAGGTCTGGCGGCGCTATTCGCCGACAATGTACCTGCCCCATATTCGGCAGGGCTTAAAGTTTGTCCCTCTCAGCAGCAGTCTGGACGCCGCGCGGCTGTTTTCGCATCTGTCCGAACAGGGTCTCCAGCGTACCGAACGCATCTTGGACTATTGGGACCGGCTTTTCCTCGAAGCCCAGGAACTGCGGGGACTGCCGGCCGATACTCCGCAGGTCCGGCAGATGGTGGAACAAATCTGCCGGGTCATGGTTGGACGTGAAAAACGCATCGGGCAGCTGGCCGGACGCTATCTGACCCTCGAAGACCTGCTGGCTGTCAAAAGCCGCCTGATTGGAAGCGGCTACATCGGCGGCAAGACCGCTGGTATGCTCATCGCCCGACGCATCCTTCAGAATGACCCGTCGGAAAACTGGCAGGAGCGCCTCGAACCGCACGATTCCTTCTATATCGGCTCCGACGTTTTCTATACCTACATCGTCGAAAACGGCTGGTGGAAACTCTTTATGGAGCAGAAAACGCCCGAGGGCTACTTCCGCGCCGCCGCCGAACTGAAGGACAAAATGCTGCACGGCAAATTTCCTGAGCCTATTCGCCGGCAGTTTCAGGAAATGATGGAATACTTCGGCCAGTCGCCCATCATCGTCCGCTCCAGCAGTCTGCTGGAGGATTCTTTCGGCAACGCCTTTGCCGGCAAATACGAAAGTCTCTTTCTGGTCAATCAGGGCGAGCCCGATGAACGTCTGGCCCGCTTCGAAGAGGCCGTCCGCCGCATTTTTGCCAGTACGATGAACGAAAATGCCCTTACCTATCGGCTCCAGCGGGGCTTGGCTGGACACGATGAACAGATGGCCCTGCTGGTTCAGCGGGTCTCCGGCGCTTATCATCGGCATTATTACTTTCCTGCTATGGCGGGGGTGGGTGTTTCGTACAACACCTTCGTCTGGAATGCCTCCCTGGACCCGAAGGCCGGGATGCTGCGGCTGGTCTTTGGACTGGGTACTCGCGCCGTGGACCGTGTGGAGGATGACTACCCGCAGACCATCGCTCTGGACGACCCGCTCGTGCGGCCCTATGCTGACCGTGACGGCGCCGGACGCTTCTCCCAGCACAAAATCGACCTGCTCGATGTGCAGGAAAACCGCCTCAAGGCGATCGATGTGCAGGAGATTCTCTCGGAGCCGCTGGACCTGCCGCTGGACCTGATTGTTTCGCCGGATGAATATCTGATGCGGCGTCTGCAGGAAACAGGACGTTCCGACGCCAAAACCTACTATCTGGTAACCTTCCGCAAACTGCTGGCCGAAACGCCGTTTCCCCGGCTGATGCATCGGCTGTTAAAAACGCTCGAGGCCGCCTATCAGTATCCGGTCGATATTGAGTTTACCGTCAACTTTACGCAGGACGGCCAGCTGCGAATCAACCTGGTTCAGTGTCGTCCGCTGCAGACCAAAGGCATTCGTGCTGACATCCGGATGCCTTCCGCGGTTCCTGATGAAAAGATTATTCTCCGTACAGAGGGCTTCACGATGGGCCCGAGCGTTTCGCTGCCCATCCATCGAATTATTTATGTGGTTCCGGACCCTTATCTGGAGTGTCCGCAGAATCAAAAATACGAGGTGGCTCGTCTTATCGGCCGGCTCAACCGAACGATTGAAGACCGCGAAAAGACGTCTGTGATGCTTCTGGGGCCCGGCCGCTGGGGCACCAGCACCCCTTCCTTAGGCGTGCCGGTGCGGTTTGCGGAAATCAGCAATGTCTCTGTGCTGGCGGAAATTGCCTGCGAGGGAAGCAATCTGATTCCCGACCTGTCCTTCGGGACCCATTTCTTTCAGGACTTGGTCGAAAGCGACATTTTCTATATGGCCGTCTTTCCGGCCCGCCCAGAGGTCCTTTTCCGCGCAGAATGGTTTCTGAATTGCCCGAATGCTCTAAAGGAGTTCCTCCCGGATGCCGCCGACTATTCGGATACAATCCGGCTTATCTGCCTCGACAAACTCGGCATTTCCCTCCATCTTATTAGCGACATCATCTCCCGCCGTTCCATCCTGTTTTTGTTATAA
- a CDS encoding PEP-CTERM sorting domain-containing protein, with amino-acid sequence MKAKAILCLVSLVLVSSAWADIVVGNFENSTDGWWTGGWRPGDSSTPVQANATLGEWSMKMTQVLGGWDNTIEGALLGTPAQAKLAAYGKVSVDITTFANDFPVGWASIGLLINTGLGAEGGWAQTMWSVFDWQSVSIGSTQTLVFQISEEAMAKMGSATGWANIGFISNTGNNENDPITGEPIYPAMAVYYFDNIKVLVPEPASLVLLGLGGLSVLRRRR; translated from the coding sequence ATGAAAGCAAAAGCAATTCTGTGTCTGGTTTCTCTTGTTCTGGTCTCCTCTGCCTGGGCTGACATTGTAGTCGGCAATTTTGAAAACTCCACCGACGGCTGGTGGACCGGCGGCTGGCGACCGGGCGACTCCTCCACCCCTGTACAGGCCAACGCCACCCTGGGGGAGTGGTCGATGAAAATGACGCAAGTCCTTGGAGGATGGGATAATACGATTGAAGGTGCCCTGCTGGGAACCCCGGCTCAGGCCAAATTGGCCGCCTATGGAAAAGTCTCCGTGGACATCACGACATTCGCCAATGATTTCCCTGTCGGCTGGGCTTCTATCGGTTTGCTGATTAATACCGGTCTCGGTGCCGAAGGCGGCTGGGCACAGACGATGTGGAGTGTTTTTGACTGGCAGAGCGTCTCCATCGGAAGCACGCAAACCCTTGTTTTCCAGATTTCCGAAGAGGCAATGGCCAAGATGGGCAGTGCCACCGGATGGGCCAATATCGGCTTTATCAGCAACACCGGCAACAACGAAAACGACCCGATTACCGGCGAACCCATCTATCCGGCAATGGCGGTGTATTACTTTGACAACATCAAAGTGCTGGTTCCGGAACCGGCTTCCTTGGTTCTGCTGGGGCTGGGCGGATTGTCCGTCCTTCGCCGCAGGCGGTAG
- a CDS encoding sigma-70 family RNA polymerase sigma factor → MTQENEKTSDFLKARTPFVKLLTANHARIYAYIISMVPNDSDADDIMQETAAVMWKNFHKFEPGTNFVSWAVTIAKYQILNYRKQNKRSRLCLSEEAYDLLISETEKVQEQSQDRLQALRNCLNKLSDKDRQFIRMRYYDGSSARLVAQKVGASIDAVYRYTARLNDWLLNCVRRTLAAGERP, encoded by the coding sequence ATGACTCAGGAAAACGAAAAGACATCCGATTTTCTGAAGGCCCGAACGCCGTTCGTCAAACTGCTTACGGCCAATCACGCCCGAATCTATGCCTACATCATCAGCATGGTTCCGAACGATTCGGATGCGGATGACATTATGCAGGAAACGGCGGCGGTGATGTGGAAAAATTTCCACAAATTTGAACCGGGAACCAACTTCGTTTCCTGGGCGGTCACCATCGCCAAATACCAGATTCTCAATTACCGAAAACAGAACAAACGTTCCCGCCTGTGTCTGAGCGAAGAGGCCTATGACCTGCTGATTTCCGAAACGGAAAAGGTGCAGGAGCAGAGCCAGGACCGGCTTCAGGCCCTGCGAAACTGCCTGAATAAACTGTCTGACAAGGACCGGCAGTTTATCCGGATGCGCTATTATGACGGCTCCAGTGCCCGTCTTGTGGCCCAGAAAGTCGGTGCGTCCATCGATGCCGTTTATCGTTATACCGCTCGGCTGAACGACTGGCTGCTGAACTGTGTGCGGCGAACGCTGGCGGCGGGAGAACGACCATGA